A part of Dehalogenimonas sp. W genomic DNA contains:
- a CDS encoding HNH endonuclease, whose product MIEVNYGFSKEIGQCIYCGSTEELTDEHIIPFSLGGRFILRNASCLTCNRITNSFETKILRDGGQFDLIRSVGKLPSREKILRPKEHDFAIEGNKVKVPVEKCPGLFMMPIFRPPRYIVNYDSSVSCVLGATLHISKGSEELLAGLGNKVEGELKNVTRLFPRLLAKIAYGMVISERGLDALETNFVLPCILGKQDDAREWVGCERTSVLPKDSLFHNLACYEKDGVIGVTIRLFANFQTPEYLVIVGKLKCTGS is encoded by the coding sequence ATGATCGAAGTGAATTATGGTTTCTCAAAAGAAATTGGACAATGCATTTATTGCGGATCGACAGAAGAATTAACCGACGAACATATCATTCCCTTTTCATTAGGTGGTCGGTTTATATTGCGAAATGCAAGTTGTTTAACATGCAATAGAATAACAAATTCATTTGAAACCAAAATACTGCGAGATGGTGGGCAATTTGATTTAATTCGCTCGGTGGGAAAACTTCCTAGCAGGGAGAAGATACTACGACCGAAAGAGCATGATTTTGCGATTGAAGGTAATAAAGTCAAGGTTCCTGTTGAAAAATGCCCAGGCTTATTTATGATGCCAATATTCCGCCCACCAAGGTATATTGTTAACTATGATTCTTCGGTGAGCTGTGTACTCGGAGCAACACTTCATATATCAAAAGGCTCAGAAGAACTTCTCGCGGGTCTGGGTAATAAGGTCGAAGGGGAGTTAAAAAATGTGACGCGGCTTTTCCCAAGGTTGCTGGCTAAAATCGCTTACGGTATGGTTATATCTGAGAGAGGATTAGATGCGTTAGAAACAAATTTCGTATTGCCTTGTATTCTTGGTAAGCAAGACGATGCTCGCGAATGGGTGGGTTGCGAAAGAACTTCCGTATTGCCCAAGGATTCTTTATTCCATAATTTAGCGTGTTATGAAAAAGACGGCGTTATTGGGGTAACAATTAGATTATTTGCGAATTTCCAGACTCCCGAGTATCTCGTAATAGTTGGTAAACTCAAGTGTACTGGCAGCTGA